TAGATTTACAGAACTTATGTTTACATATGGTTTGGTTTCAGAAGGTCAAGTGTTAGAATGCAAGGGGGAGAGagttgatttgaaagtgaggcTTGGATTGTTGAAGCTGGTGAGTCAGGTGTCTGGTTTAACTCTACAAGTTTTGCCAGAAACGTTTCTGCTCAACCTCTCTCGCTTGAGGGGGACTCAAGCTGAGATTCAGAAGATAACTGTTGTAACCACAAGGTATGAATGATGGTTATATATCTCAAAGACTCATTATAGACACTCTTACCTGATTAATGATCTTTGTGTTCCCCAGCTTGCTCATTTGGCGACAAATGCTAGCGAGTGAGAGAGTGGTGAAGAGCGAAAGCGAAACAGAAAGCATGGCAAAGAAGCTGTTGGATCTGTTAGATGGGAAGGAGGAAGCAGGGTTGATGGAGATTGTTGAGACAACGatgagtgaagaagaaggagaagagaggaaGAAGCTGATGATGAGAGGATTATTGAGGAAGAGCTTGGAAGAAGGTAACACAGTGTACGAGAGGGTTACTGGTTGTATATACAAAGCACTGAGAGGAGTTTTATTGGCTGGGAACGGTGAAAGCGGGAAGAGGTTGGTGGAAAGAGAGATGAAGAAAGTGGGAGTTGGAGGAGGAAGTGGTGGTGGTTTGAAAGAGAGGGTTTTAGAGACCGGTCGAGTTCTTGGAGTCGTGGCTTGTGTCTCGGTCAGAGTTCATGGTCCATGGTTGGCTCATCTCATGCAGCTTTGAAAGCACCCACTCTGGTAACATTGTATAGctatttgtatgtatatatatatatatgattataataACACGTAATGTGATAATAAGCCTGCTTTATGATTTGATAATGATGCAATAATGCATACATGCTgatttgtaaaaacaaaaacgGCTTTGAATTGGGTCTTCTTCTCCCTCTTTAGTGTGTAGTGTACGAATGAATGAAGTGTTGGAATAGCTTTGTTAATTGTGTTGTATTCTGAAACGTTGTATATAACGGGGCTAATGTTAAATTGCTTGCTTtcaaatttatcaatttatttatgtgttgcTTTATTCTCTCTTTTTCGTGGACCACAAGTAATTTACAGGGATTCGTGATTAAGTTTTGGAcatagtttattaaattattgatgGGATCATTGACAAGTTTGAATTACTTTGTTCAGTGAGATTACGTTAGGAAGATCATGAAAATGGGGAATTgcttatttatttcaaaaaaaaaaaaataaatcaattagatacaaaaaaaagaagaagcaattcTCTctgataacatttttttaagtttttgtaccaaaataacattttttatttgaaaattttaatttttaattttttaaaatttaaaacaatatctcaAAATTCTATCCGTTAActctatttattttagttatttttttcattgaatgctattttcatgacaaaaattttaaaatgttatcctATGAAATTTCTCCCAAAAAAATGTACAAATCTTATTGTTCCAATGGTTTGacttaggggtgttcaatccagatatcgATTCGGTTTcagttcggttttttcggtttttcggtatttcggttagtaaaatataattaccattctaaatccatatttactttggttcggttcggtttatataccgccggttttcggtttattcggttttataccaaaacataattatttagtttgggatcatattatataaattttagagtcatattgtcatcgcagtcatttaataaaaatatattatattttcaaataaaagaacaaaaaaataaaaacgcttaTACCTTcaaatgaaataatcaaatctagaactaaaatcaaagctcgaaattttgaaaataaaaataaaaaacaaaagagaagtatgaaagaaaatgttttcactcttccatatttagtgttcatcaaagtcatgCTTCGTCGAGTGAAACTCTGTtcgtttataaataagaaaaaaattgtgaagaattttttctagttattacctatcaaatttataaccttcacttcaatttaatcaatgataaaagaaaacaaaaagattaaaagaagaagactaagaaaataaaaatcctcagttacgatgaattgttatttaattatattttaagtgtttttcaaattattattctttattactagaaaaatatggtaataattattaacaaaagaataatttatataacaaatatatttttcatgtgacgttataaaatatgtacatatttacatgtttttacttttgatcggttttgttcggtttattcggtttaatcggttataaaccaaaccatatccaaatcctacggtttttataaaatcatatccattcggtttatatgatatataccaaaaccataccatattgtctatttcggttcggttcggttcggtatggttcggttttaccatattggacAGGCCTAGTTTGACTAGAGCTTAATTAGTTGCATGACTTCTAGATTACAAGTTTTAAAGATGCAGATAAAACCATTAGATATAATTTTCTGTAAAATGCTTCAAATAGATATCTATATATGATATAATTTCTcgtaaaaacaaacaaaattgcaAGTTATAAAATGGTTAatgtaataatatttataaataaaataataaataagtctcaaattttttttttggaaaaaaatggttataaataaaatgaaattaaatataagagaaaataaagaaagagaaaaagacaaaaatagcactaaatcaagtttatgttcccaaattagcgctcaaggtcaaaagtcacaaaaatagcacttaatgttttatcaaaagtcacaaatttagggtttagagttaaaggatggggtttaggatttagggtttagggtttagagtttagagtttagggtttagattttagggtttagggtttagggtttaaggtttagagtttagggtttagggtttagagtttagggtttagggtttatggtttagggtttagagtttagggtttagggtttaaagttgagaaatgaggttttgggataagatttcaaattttgaaaaataaaaaaattaaaattttcaaaggataaatttaaaaaggtgctattttggtcattttagtttttgagtgctataaatgtgctattttggagatttgcccataaAGAAATGCAAAACTTGGGAGGGATTAGGAGTTGGCCGGCGACTTGGAGAACCACGACGGCGTCTATGATGACGACCACAACGACGGAGAGCGTCAGAAAAGTTGCGCAAGTACTAACCGTCGCAGGATCAGATTCCGGCGCCGGAGCAGGAATCCAAGCCGACATCAAAGTCTGCGCGGCTCGTGGCGTCTATTGCGCTTCCGTGATAACCGCCGTCACAGCTCAGAACAGTcgaggcgttcaatctgttcATCTTCTCCCTCCGGACTTCGTCTCCGAGCAGCTAAAATCAGTCCTTTCCGACTTCGAAGTCGACGTCGTAAGCTATTTGATTACTCTCgtcttctctcttcctctgttCTCTTATTGGTGATGGTAACTGTCGCAGGTGAAGACTGGGATGCTTCCTTCTCCTGAAATCGTTGAAGTTCTTCTTCAAAATCTTTCAGAGTATCCTGTCCGTGGTAGAGAAACCAAACACACTTCACTTACTCACCTGttgtgttctgttttttttttttggatttgaaaGTTTGCGTCTTTCAATGGTTAATGTAGTTTGTTTTTGATCAATGAAGCTTTGGTTGTTGATCCTGTGATGGTATCAACAAGTGGACATGTTCTGGCTGGTTCTTCTATTCTCTCCATCTTTCGGTATGCATGTCTGTTAGTTTGTAGTTCTCTGTTTGTGTAACTTCAGTGATGGATGCATCTGAGTATGGTCTTCTAATTGTAGAGAGAGGTTACTTCCAGTTGCGGACATTATAACCCCTAATGTGAAAGAAGCATCTGCTTTGCTTGGTGGTGTTCGGATTCAAACTGTTGCAGAGATGCGGTCTGCAGCAAAATCGTTGCATCAAATGGGTCCTAGGTTTCTATTCTCTCTCATTCCTCTGCAAACCTACGTGaaattttcttcctttttagATTTGATTGCTATGTGGTCATGGTTGTTTAGGAGCATTACCTGTGACGTTTGATCCACTTCCTTTTTTCACTAATTCAGATTTGTACTAGTCAAAGGTGGTGATCTTCCTGACTCATCAGATTCAGTGGATGTTTACTTTGATGGTATGATAGCTTATCGGTCTCCCCCAAAATGAgattcttttattgttttttcttgATGGACTTAAACTTATGTGGTTGTTTATATACATGTGGGACCTTTTATAGGCAATGAGTTTCATGAACTCCATTCTCCTCGCATAGCCACAAGAAATACCCATGGGACTGGTTGCACTCTGGCTTCATGTATTGCAGCTGAGCTTGCAAAAGGCTCTCCCATGCTCTCAGCCGTGAAGGTTTACTTCTTTACTGAATACATTTCTGCTCCACATCTCCCTCTGATATATGATAGGAAACCGTAATTGGGATTGTGAATATCTGTTTTTGGATTAGAGAACTGTATTAACAAGGCTAATCTCATGTCCCGGACCCTTCTGATGTTGGCAGGTGGCTAAACGCTTCGTAGATACTGCCCTAAACTATAGCAAAGATATTGTGATCGGCAGTGGCATGCAAGGACCCTTTGACCACTTCTTGAGTCTCAAGGATCCTCAAAGCTATCGACAAAGCACATTCAAGCCAGATGACCTGTTTCTATACGCCGTTACAGATTCTAGAATGAACAGAAAATGGAACCGATCCATTGTGGATGCCGTGAAAGCTGCTATAGAAGGAGGAGCCACAATCATACAACTGAGGTTAACTTGAACTTCTTTCTGGATTCAACTCTTTATGTTTTGTCACTCTTCATAACATCTCAGCGCTTTTGCAGGGAGAAAGAAGCTGAAACTCGAGAGTTTCTCGAAGAAGCAAAGTCGTGTGTGGACATATGCAGGTCCAACGGAGTTTTCTTGCTGATAAACGACAGGATCGACATCGCCCTTGCTTGTGATGCTGATGGAGTACATGTCGGCCAATCAGACATGCCGGTTGATCTAGTACGGTCTCTTCTTGGCCCGGACAAGATCATAGGTGTCTCATGTAAGACGCAAGAACAAGCCCACCAAGCGTGGAAAGATGGTGCAGACTACATTGGGTCTGGAGGAGTTTTTCCAACGAACACGAAGGCCAACAATCGTACCATAGGACTTGATGGACTCAGAGAAGTATGCAAGGCATCAAAGTTGCCTGTGGTTGCTATTGGAGGGATTGGAATCTCAAATGCTGAGTCTGTTATGAGGATCGGTGAACCAAATCTAAAAGGAGTAGCGGTTGTGTCAGCTTTGTTCGACCAAGAGTGTGTTTTGAGTGAAGCTAAGAAGTTGCATAAATCGCTTACAGAGAGCAAAAGGGAACATTGAAGACTCCCATAAAATACTTTTGAAGTTAGTTCTTCCTGTTGTTGATTTCACATGTATCATGTATAATAATTGGTTAAATTACCAAAAAGGCTaatcaagaaacaaaataaaacattatgtcttgaaaataatgtttcattACTTGTGTTCATCGTCATCAGCTCTTCAGTTTATGCTGTATCATAAACATTAGTGATCCAAGA
This region of Brassica napus cultivar Da-Ae chromosome C5, Da-Ae, whole genome shotgun sequence genomic DNA includes:
- the LOC106401390 gene encoding thiamine biosynthetic bifunctional enzyme BTH1, chloroplastic-like is translated as MQNLGGIRSWPATWRTTTASMMTTTTTESVRKVAQVLTVAGSDSGAGAGIQADIKVCAARGVYCASVITAVTAQNSRGVQSVHLLPPDFVSEQLKSVLSDFEVDVVKTGMLPSPEIVEVLLQNLSEYPVRALVVDPVMVSTSGHVLAGSSILSIFRERLLPVADIITPNVKEASALLGGVRIQTVAEMRSAAKSLHQMGPRFVLVKGGDLPDSSDSVDVYFDGNEFHELHSPRIATRNTHGTGCTLASCIAAELAKGSPMLSAVKVAKRFVDTALNYSKDIVIGSGMQGPFDHFLSLKDPQSYRQSTFKPDDLFLYAVTDSRMNRKWNRSIVDAVKAAIEGGATIIQLREKEAETREFLEEAKSCVDICRSNGVFLLINDRIDIALACDADGVHVGQSDMPVDLVRSLLGPDKIIGVSCKTQEQAHQAWKDGADYIGSGGVFPTNTKANNRTIGLDGLREVCKASKLPVVAIGGIGISNAESVMRIGEPNLKGVAVVSALFDQECVLSEAKKLHKSLTESKREH